A single Seriola aureovittata isolate HTS-2021-v1 ecotype China chromosome 19, ASM2101889v1, whole genome shotgun sequence DNA region contains:
- the LOC130187795 gene encoding G-protein coupled receptor 6 yields MNESLVVNDSSATPVAGEALPWMEAESLDRNGSLEFSTAPLEFPINPWDIMLCMSGTVIACENAIVVAIIFYTPTLRTPMFVLIGSLATADLLAGMGLILNFVFQYVISSETISLITVGFLVASFTASISSLLAITVDRYFSLYNALTYFSEKTLQYVHLMLLGTWGVSLFLGLLPVLGWNCLDEPASCSIVRPLTRSNVTLLATSFFAIFVLMLTLYFKICKIVCHHAHQIALQQHFFATSHYVATKKGVSTLAIILGTFGASWLPFAIYCLVGEKEYPSVYTYATLLPATYNSMINPIIYAYRNAEIQRSIYMLLCGCFQANGAYRSRSPSEV; encoded by the coding sequence ATGAATGAGTCGCTGGTGGTGAATGACTCCTCTGCAACTCCTGTGGCTGGGGAAGCCCTGCCATGGATGGAGGCTGAGTCCCTAGACCGCAACGGCAGCCTGGAGTTCTCCACTGCCCCGTTAGAGTTCCCCATCAACCCCTGGGACATTATGCTCTGCATGTCAGGCACTGTCATCGCCTGTGAAAACGCCATAGTGGTAGCCATCATCTTCTACACGCCGACACTAAGGACTCCCATGTTTGTGCTGATCGGGAGCCTGGCCACAGCGGACCTGCTGGCCGGCATGGGATTAATCctgaactttgtgtttcagtATGTGATATCTTCTGAGACTATCAGCCTTATCACTGTAGGTTTCCTGGTGGCCTCCTTCACTGCCTCCATCAGCAGCCTCTTGGCCATAACAGTGGACCGTTACTTCTCCCTCTACAACGCCTTGACATACTTCTCAGAGAAGACGCTGCAGTACGTACACCTGATGTTACTGGGGACCTGGGGGGTGTCTCTGTTCCTGGGCTTGCTGCCGGTGCTGGGTTGGAACTGCCTGGACGAGCCGGCCTCCTGCAGCATCGTCCGCCCTTTGACCCGGAGCAATGTCACGCTCCTGGCCACGTCCTTCTTCGCCATCTTTGTGCTCATGCTCACCCTGTACTTCAAGATCTGCAAGATCGTGTGCCACCACGCCCACCAGATCGCCCTCCAGCAGCACTTTTTTGCCACATCGCATTATGTCGCCACTAAGAAGGGGGTCTCCACTCTTGCTATCATCTTGGGGACGTTTGGCGCCAGCTGGCTGCCCTTCGCCATCTACTGCCTGGTGGGCGAGAAGGAGTATCCATCAGTGTACACCTACGCTACACTGCTGCCAGCCACCTACAACTCTATGATCAACCCCATCATCTACGCCTACAGAAATGCAGAGATCCAGCGCTCCATCTACATGCTTCTCTGTGGCTGCTTTCAGGCCAACGGGGCCTACCGGTCCAGGTCACCAAGTGAAGTCTAA